In the candidate division KSB1 bacterium genome, one interval contains:
- a CDS encoding TonB-dependent receptor, whose translation MSIQKLLWKVSSYSLVFLVVATTAAWAGTTGKIAGKVLDATTQEPLIGVNVVLVGTNKGAATDLDGNYFILNIHPGNYQLKAMAIGYTSYIVNNVKVSIDLTTRVNFKLEPAAIEMGEVIISAERPIVQRDLTSTIAKVDGDQIAMLPIEDVATVVNLQAGVVNGHFRGGRSNEVKYLIDGVSVVDVFSGDFSIQAEVNAIEEVQVLTGTFNAEYGEALSGVVNQVTKIPKDYYSGQFSAYSGDYVSGRREVYSNIDDISPSDIYNLQGSLSGPVPGLKNLLKFFLSGRYLNNDGYLYGQRIFNPSDSSNFSANDPQEWHVGSTGDRAFVPMNFNQRLTLQGKLSIKAGAAKGIVLHGFYQKRDYRDYNHRFQLNPDGDYLRFQRGSLFSAGYTHVFSGSAFLDLLASVFTTKYEQRVFENSLDPNYVNPERKRDVSGNAFLSGGTENWHFSHRTQTKTGKIDFVAQISHIHQVKTGMEVKLHNLNYEDFQIHVDASSGFQPALSQPGSFDFNTYENNPYQLAYYIQDKIELEYLIVNVGVRFDYFEPDGVTFNDPDSIDILDDLKPPYPGNLFSKATAKYQMSPRIGISYPITDRGAIHISYGHFFQTPPFEALYKNPNFRIPLTGNFPEFVGNSIGNADLEPQRTVMYEIGLQQEVAENLGVTVTGYYKDMRNLLGNEIHIKNDFRKFSKFINRDYGAVSGITVSLEKRLDEGFGANLDYTYQVAEGNASDPNDDFNKAQANPPIEINKQLVPLNWDRRHSLNFTVTIGTPGDFITSFIGQLGTGLPYTPSLQNQRTGLENSDNRPSFFNVDLYMTKHLKLSGQDFSLFLKVFNLFDNSNEIEVFGDTGRAAYTLELTRAQQAPRGVNTLEEFFIRPDFYSAPRQIVLGFKYSF comes from the coding sequence ACCAACAAAGGGGCAGCTACCGATTTAGATGGAAATTACTTTATCTTAAATATTCATCCAGGTAATTACCAATTAAAAGCCATGGCCATTGGCTATACTTCTTACATTGTAAATAATGTCAAAGTCTCCATAGACCTGACAACACGGGTGAATTTTAAGCTGGAACCTGCGGCCATCGAAATGGGTGAAGTTATAATAAGCGCCGAGCGGCCAATCGTCCAAAGAGATTTAACATCAACAATTGCTAAGGTGGACGGCGATCAAATTGCCATGCTGCCTATTGAGGATGTGGCCACGGTCGTAAACCTTCAGGCAGGCGTGGTTAACGGGCATTTTCGTGGAGGCCGGTCGAACGAAGTCAAATATTTGATTGACGGTGTTTCCGTAGTAGATGTTTTCTCAGGTGATTTCTCCATACAGGCCGAAGTCAATGCAATAGAAGAAGTGCAAGTACTCACTGGTACTTTTAATGCTGAGTATGGTGAAGCGCTTTCCGGTGTGGTGAACCAGGTTACCAAAATTCCAAAGGATTATTATTCGGGGCAATTTTCCGCATATAGCGGTGATTATGTGAGTGGTCGAAGGGAGGTCTATAGCAATATTGATGATATTTCACCATCCGATATATACAATCTCCAGGGCAGCTTAAGCGGTCCTGTTCCCGGCCTTAAGAATCTGTTGAAATTCTTTTTGTCTGGGCGGTATCTAAATAATGATGGTTACCTTTATGGCCAAAGGATTTTCAATCCCTCCGATTCCTCAAATTTTTCCGCTAATGATCCACAAGAATGGCATGTAGGTTCGACTGGTGATCGGGCATTTGTCCCAATGAATTTTAATCAGAGGCTGACTTTGCAGGGAAAGCTTTCGATAAAAGCGGGAGCTGCTAAAGGAATTGTTTTACATGGATTTTATCAAAAACGGGATTACAGAGATTACAATCATCGATTTCAATTAAATCCGGATGGGGACTATCTACGATTTCAGAGGGGATCGTTGTTCAGCGCCGGTTACACACATGTCTTCAGCGGTTCTGCTTTCCTGGACCTGCTTGCATCGGTTTTTACGACGAAATACGAACAACGGGTGTTTGAAAATTCCCTTGATCCCAACTATGTCAATCCTGAAAGAAAACGGGATGTAAGTGGAAATGCTTTTCTGAGTGGGGGCACTGAAAACTGGCATTTCTCACATCGCACTCAAACCAAAACAGGCAAAATAGATTTTGTCGCCCAGATTTCACATATTCACCAGGTTAAGACCGGTATGGAAGTGAAATTGCATAATTTGAATTACGAGGATTTTCAAATCCATGTAGACGCTTCCAGTGGATTCCAACCTGCGCTATCGCAGCCTGGCAGCTTCGATTTCAATACATATGAAAACAATCCTTATCAATTGGCTTATTATATTCAAGACAAAATTGAATTAGAATACCTGATTGTAAATGTCGGGGTTCGTTTCGATTATTTTGAACCAGACGGCGTCACCTTTAATGATCCTGACAGTATAGACATTCTGGATGATCTGAAACCGCCTTATCCAGGGAACCTGTTTTCCAAAGCGACAGCCAAGTATCAAATGAGTCCCAGGATCGGTATCTCGTACCCAATCACAGACCGTGGCGCTATTCACATCTCCTATGGCCATTTTTTTCAGACCCCACCATTTGAGGCATTGTATAAAAATCCAAATTTCAGGATTCCATTGACTGGAAATTTCCCGGAATTCGTCGGTAACTCTATTGGCAATGCTGATTTGGAACCACAGAGAACGGTTATGTATGAAATTGGTTTACAACAGGAGGTGGCTGAAAATCTTGGCGTAACAGTCACGGGCTACTACAAAGATATGCGCAATCTCCTGGGAAATGAAATTCACATAAAGAATGATTTTCGAAAGTTCAGTAAATTTATTAATCGCGATTACGGCGCAGTGAGCGGCATAACTGTTTCGCTTGAAAAACGGTTAGATGAAGGTTTTGGAGCCAATCTTGATTATACCTACCAGGTTGCGGAAGGGAATGCCTCGGATCCGAATGATGATTTTAATAAGGCCCAGGCAAATCCACCCATTGAAATCAATAAACAACTCGTGCCTTTAAACTGGGATCGCCGGCATTCTCTCAATTTTACAGTTACAATCGGAACTCCGGGTGATTTCATCACAAGCTTTATCGGACAGCTAGGTACTGGACTTCCGTACACACCATCGTTGCAAAATCAAAGGACTGGGTTGGAAAATAGCGACAACAGACCTTCTTTCTTTAATGTTGATCTTTACATGACCAAGCATTTGAAGTTATCAGGTCAGGATTTTTCCCTATTTCTTAAAGTCTTCAACCTGTTCGATAATTCGAATGAAATTGAAGTTTTCGGGGATACGGGTAGAGCGGCGTATACGCTCGAATTGACGCGAGCGCAACAGGCTCCCCGTGGTGTTAATACGTTGGAAGAATTTTTTATACGGCCTGATTTTTATTCAGCGCCGCGTCAGATTGTTCTGGGTTTTAAATATTCATTCTGA